One window of the Pararge aegeria chromosome 22, ilParAegt1.1, whole genome shotgun sequence genome contains the following:
- the LOC120633631 gene encoding uncharacterized protein LOC120633631: protein MSSSSRKKCLRSQTRETIAKVYEFLKIDARDILELVSDPVCSASPILISKLSEHLNSVRKRTAMAVGVSERTVTNILAEGKESDSKFKSPHKDRKKRLKKLELDNFNVDVIRSTIQNYHLEHRELPTLLKLKRIFQDKLNYDGSISTLRTALLKLGYKWRKTVDNRRVIIERHDILKLRFSYLKNLLRYRQENRCIVYTDESYILTNHVQNKGWGNKDGPPLKRNLSKGQRIIIVHAGSEQGFVPNALLTYKANSVSGDYHSNMNAENYEKWLKERLVPNLPPNSVVVLDNASYHNVQNDRAPNSNSKKIEMQRWLTEKNIAFNQDMKKIELYDLIKKNKENYICYKIDDILQRYGIKVLRLPPYHPELNPIENVWGILKNYIASRNVDQNVTEIMKLINECLSQIDEGMWGNTCRHVQKKEEEYYRHFDMESEFIINLDESSESENSSFDFSSSDSE, encoded by the exons ATGTCTAGTTCTTCacggaaaaaatgtttaaggagtcag actCGAGAAACCATTGCTAAGGTATACGAATTTCTGAAAATAGATGCGAGAGATATATTGGAACTAGTAAGTGATCCAGTTTGCAGTGCAagtccaattttaatatcgaaactaagtgaacatttaaataGCGTACGGAAAAGAACAGCAATGGCAGTGGGGGTATCAGAGAGAACAGTTACTAATATATTGGCTGAAGGAAAAGAATCTGACTCTAAGTTTAAATCTCCGCATAAAGAccgtaaaaaacgtttaaagaagttagaattagacaactttaacgttgatgttatacgttccactattcaaaattaccatttagaacATCGTGAGTTACCTACCTTGCTAAAGTTGAAAAGAATATTTCAAGATAAACTTAACTATGATGGAAGTATTTCGACTCTGCGTACAGCTTTGTTAAAGTTGGGATACAAATGGCGAAAAACTGTGGATAACAGACGTGTTATTATAGAGCGGCATGACATCCTAAAACTACGATTTTCctacctaaaaaatttactcagaTACCGTCAAGAAAATCGGTGTATCGTATATACAGATGAGAGCTATATCTTAACTAATCATGTTCAAAACAAAGGATGGGGTAATAAAGATGGACCACCTTTAAAGAGAAACCTGTCGAAAGGACAAAGAATTATCATTGTGCATGCTGGTTCAGAACAAGGTTTCGTACCTAACGCACTATTGACATACAAAGCAAATAGTGTTTCTGGTGATTACCATTCTAACATGAACGCGGAAAACTATGAAAAGTGGCTAAAAGAACGTCTAGTACCGAATCTTCCACCTAACTCTGTGGTTGTGCTTGATAATGCCTCATACCATAACGTTCAAAATGACAGAGCCCCAAATtcgaattccaaaaaaatagaaatgcagagatggctgacagaaaaaaatatagcttttaatcaagatatgaaaaaaattgaactgtatgatttgattaaaaaaaataaagaaaactatatcTGTTACAAGATTGATGACATACTTCAGCGATATGGCATAAAAGTTCTTCGATTGCCACCATATCATCCTGAACTAAACCCCATAGAAAATGTGtggggaattttaaaaaattatattgcttcgCGTAATGTCGACCAAAATGTGACGGAAATAATGAAActcataaatgaatgtttaagtcAAATTGATGAAGGGATGTGGGGTAATACTTGTCGacatgtacaaaagaaagaagaagaatactatAGACATTTTGACATGGAG